One genomic region from Nocardioides plantarum encodes:
- a CDS encoding helix-turn-helix domain-containing protein, translated as MDNLGQRLKAARLRGGLTLRELARQAEVSPSLVSLIENGKSQPSVATLYTFAHILDVSVDELFEQSQGAEPVVPATLAAAHGVPPVMDPVHAWEPSEYANRISVAHPSHRPQLAMAAGVVWERLAATPEKGVNFMKITYQPQATSTAGGELLTHDGYEYGYVVSGEVEVTVGEELFTLRVGESLGFDSSIPHVLRNSGDVPFEGIWFVHGGHH; from the coding sequence GTGGACAACCTGGGACAACGGCTCAAGGCCGCGCGGCTCCGGGGTGGTCTCACGTTGCGTGAGCTGGCCCGCCAGGCCGAGGTGTCCCCGTCGCTGGTGTCGTTGATCGAGAACGGCAAGTCGCAGCCCTCGGTGGCCACGCTCTACACCTTCGCCCACATCCTCGACGTCTCGGTCGACGAGCTCTTCGAGCAGAGCCAGGGTGCCGAGCCCGTCGTGCCCGCGACGCTGGCCGCGGCCCACGGCGTCCCCCCGGTGATGGACCCCGTCCACGCCTGGGAGCCGTCGGAGTACGCCAACCGGATCTCGGTGGCTCACCCCTCGCACCGGCCCCAGCTCGCGATGGCCGCCGGCGTCGTCTGGGAGCGACTGGCCGCGACGCCCGAGAAGGGCGTCAACTTCATGAAGATCACCTACCAGCCCCAGGCGACCTCGACCGCCGGCGGCGAGCTGCTGACCCACGACGGCTACGAGTACGGCTACGTCGTGAGCGGCGAGGTCGAGGTCACCGTCGGCGAGGAGCTCTTCACCCTGCGGGTCGGCGAGTCGCTGGGCTTCGACTCGAGCATCCCGCACGTGCTGCGCAACTCCGGCGACGTGCCGTTCGAGGGCATCTGGTTCGTGCACGGCGGGCACCACTGA
- a CDS encoding SDR family oxidoreductase, with protein MSESPPPTPRRALVVGVTGIVGQAVARRLVADGWETYGLSRSGATPQPEVHAVRADLGDRQGLATALADVRPHVVAITAWTRMETEADNIRVNGGAVRDLLSALSPGGSVQHVALMTGLKHYLGPFEAYGQGDMPDTPFHEDEERLPYPNFYYAQEDELFAAAERDGFTWSVHRSHTVFGFATGNAMNMIATLCAYASLCREKGLPFVFPGSEMQWNSLTDVTDADLLAEQMTWAAATPSGQDQAFNTANGDVFRWRWLWPQVAAWFGLEWEGPTGEPRTLEAAMDGMEPVWADLAAQHGLVEPDLARVASWWHSDADLGRTMEVVTDMNKSRTAGFSATRDTRASFFAYAEQYREARVIP; from the coding sequence GTGTCGGAGTCACCGCCACCCACCCCGCGCCGAGCCCTCGTCGTCGGGGTGACCGGCATCGTGGGCCAGGCCGTGGCCCGCCGGCTCGTCGCCGACGGCTGGGAGACCTACGGTCTCTCGCGCAGCGGCGCGACCCCCCAGCCCGAGGTGCACGCCGTACGCGCCGACCTGGGCGACCGCCAGGGCCTGGCGACCGCGCTGGCCGACGTCAGGCCCCACGTCGTCGCCATCACCGCCTGGACCCGCATGGAGACCGAGGCCGACAACATCCGCGTCAACGGCGGCGCGGTCCGCGACCTGCTCTCCGCCCTCTCGCCCGGCGGATCGGTGCAGCACGTCGCCCTGATGACCGGGCTCAAGCACTACCTGGGCCCGTTCGAGGCCTACGGCCAGGGCGACATGCCCGACACCCCGTTCCACGAGGACGAGGAGCGGCTGCCCTACCCCAACTTCTACTACGCGCAGGAGGACGAGCTCTTCGCCGCCGCCGAGCGCGACGGCTTCACGTGGAGCGTGCACCGCTCCCACACCGTCTTCGGCTTCGCGACCGGCAACGCGATGAACATGATCGCCACGCTGTGCGCCTACGCCTCGCTGTGCCGCGAGAAGGGCCTGCCCTTCGTCTTCCCCGGGTCCGAGATGCAGTGGAACTCCCTCACCGACGTCACCGACGCCGACCTGCTCGCCGAGCAGATGACCTGGGCGGCCGCGACCCCGAGCGGTCAGGACCAGGCCTTCAACACCGCCAACGGCGACGTCTTCCGCTGGCGCTGGCTGTGGCCCCAGGTCGCGGCGTGGTTCGGCCTCGAGTGGGAGGGTCCCACCGGCGAGCCTCGCACGCTCGAGGCCGCCATGGACGGCATGGAGCCCGTCTGGGCCGACCTCGCCGCCCAGCACGGCCTCGTCGAGCCCGACCTCGCCCGGGTCGCCTCCTGGTGGCACTCCGACGCCGACCTGGGACGCACCATGGAGGTCGTGACCGACATGAACAAGAGCCGCACGGCCGGCTTCTCGGCCACCCGCGACACCCGCGCCTCGTTCTTCGCGTACGCCGAGCAGTACCGCGAGGCGCGCGTCATCCCCTGA